In Hevea brasiliensis isolate MT/VB/25A 57/8 chromosome 13, ASM3005281v1, whole genome shotgun sequence, a single genomic region encodes these proteins:
- the LOC110660421 gene encoding uncharacterized protein LOC110660421 isoform X1 translates to MEETVKEVKEQQAAVVPGKSKLRYPLRSATKAKEEKPLVAELSNSSASKRGKPASSVSKSMGVLDLSGKDKSAKPPRRLSIPAKSVVTPAAKPALNITPISEARTKRSTNNQGKSETPLSDVSRTASRKRFNTLASASYWLSQIKLSESAVKHSISLGFFKLALEAGCEPLQRMRDELKSYVQRHDHELGEIGESVKELFESYGIADNQEQVQVSESCSQVPEEGTRSSDDEVLSSSSMGNRKLTPRSLNADAAQASKVTESAKKVTQKNTTAPRSRASQNKNTANSRSASGTAGQKLQRKPQRPVKDKIKQGKKSATEEAGPISPPANGDTPEENKENLDAPPMEISLTEIS, encoded by the exons ATGGAAGAGACTGTGAAAGAAGTTAAAGAACAGCAGGCTGCTGTTGTTCCTG GGAAGTCGAAGTTAAGGTATCCGCTGAGATCGGCGACGAAAGCGAAAGAGGAGAAGCCACTGGTGGCTGAATTGTCAAATTCTTCTGCTTCCAAGAG GGGAAAGCCTGCGTCAAGTGTAAGTAAAAGCATGGGCGTTCTTGATCTCTCTGGCAAGGACAAATCTGCCAAGCCGCCCAGAAGGTTGTCTATTCCTGCCAAGTCAGTGGTCACTCCAGCTGCAAAACCAGCTTTGAACATCACTCCAATCTCTGAGGCTAGAACAAAGAGATCCACTAACAATCAGGGGAAAAGTGAGACACCTCTTTCTGATGTTTCCAGGACAGCAAGCCGAAAGAGGTTCAACACGCTCGCTTCAGCTTCATATTGGCTATCGCAAATTAAGCTCTCTGAATCTGCTGTTAAGCACtcaatttctcttggttttttcaAGCTTGCTTTGGAAGCTGGATGTGAG CCTCTCCAACGTATGAGGGATGAGCTTAAATCATATGTGCAACGTCATGATCATGAACTTGGTGAAATTGGGGAATCTGTGAAAGAATTATTTGAGAGCTATGGTATTGCGGACAATCAAGAGCAGGTGCAGGTTTCTGAATCCTGTTCTCAAGTACCTGAAGAGGGAACTCGATCATCTGATGATGAAGTCCTCAGCTCCTCCTCAATGGGAAATAGGAAACTGACGCCTAGGTCTTTAAATGCTGATGCTGCTCAAGCTTCCAAAGTCACAGAATCAGCCAAGAAGGTCACACAGAAGAATACTACTGCACCTAGGTCCAGGGCATCTCAGAACAAGAACACTGCGAATTCAAGATCTGCTTCAGGAACTGCTGGTCAGAAGCTGCAGAGGAAACCCCAGAGGCCAGTTAAGGACAAAATCAAGCAGGGAAAGAAATCTGCTACTGAAGAAG CAGGTCCAATAAGCCCACCTGCCAATGGCGATACACCCgaagaaaacaaagaaaatctg GATGCTCCGCCAATGGAGATCAGTCTGACAGAAATCAGCTAG
- the LOC110660421 gene encoding uncharacterized protein LOC110660421 isoform X2 — MEETVKEVKEQQAAVVPGKSKLRYPLRSATKAKEEKPLVAELSNSSASKRGKPASSVSKSMGVLDLSGKDKSAKPPRRLSIPAKSVVTPAAKPALNITPISEARTKRSTNNQGKSETPLSDVSRTASRKRFNTLASASYWLSQIKLSESAVKHSISLGFFKLALEAGCEPLQRMRDELKSYVQRHDHELGEIGESVKELFESYGIADNQEQVQVSESCSQVPEEGTRSSDDEVLSSSSMGNRKLTPRSLNADAAQASKVTESAKKVTQKNTTAPRSRASQNKNTANSRSASGTAGQKLQRKPQRPVKDKIKQGKKSATEEGPISPPANGDTPEENKENLDAPPMEISLTEIS, encoded by the exons ATGGAAGAGACTGTGAAAGAAGTTAAAGAACAGCAGGCTGCTGTTGTTCCTG GGAAGTCGAAGTTAAGGTATCCGCTGAGATCGGCGACGAAAGCGAAAGAGGAGAAGCCACTGGTGGCTGAATTGTCAAATTCTTCTGCTTCCAAGAG GGGAAAGCCTGCGTCAAGTGTAAGTAAAAGCATGGGCGTTCTTGATCTCTCTGGCAAGGACAAATCTGCCAAGCCGCCCAGAAGGTTGTCTATTCCTGCCAAGTCAGTGGTCACTCCAGCTGCAAAACCAGCTTTGAACATCACTCCAATCTCTGAGGCTAGAACAAAGAGATCCACTAACAATCAGGGGAAAAGTGAGACACCTCTTTCTGATGTTTCCAGGACAGCAAGCCGAAAGAGGTTCAACACGCTCGCTTCAGCTTCATATTGGCTATCGCAAATTAAGCTCTCTGAATCTGCTGTTAAGCACtcaatttctcttggttttttcaAGCTTGCTTTGGAAGCTGGATGTGAG CCTCTCCAACGTATGAGGGATGAGCTTAAATCATATGTGCAACGTCATGATCATGAACTTGGTGAAATTGGGGAATCTGTGAAAGAATTATTTGAGAGCTATGGTATTGCGGACAATCAAGAGCAGGTGCAGGTTTCTGAATCCTGTTCTCAAGTACCTGAAGAGGGAACTCGATCATCTGATGATGAAGTCCTCAGCTCCTCCTCAATGGGAAATAGGAAACTGACGCCTAGGTCTTTAAATGCTGATGCTGCTCAAGCTTCCAAAGTCACAGAATCAGCCAAGAAGGTCACACAGAAGAATACTACTGCACCTAGGTCCAGGGCATCTCAGAACAAGAACACTGCGAATTCAAGATCTGCTTCAGGAACTGCTGGTCAGAAGCTGCAGAGGAAACCCCAGAGGCCAGTTAAGGACAAAATCAAGCAGGGAAAGAAATCTGCTACTGAAGAAG GTCCAATAAGCCCACCTGCCAATGGCGATACACCCgaagaaaacaaagaaaatctg GATGCTCCGCCAATGGAGATCAGTCTGACAGAAATCAGCTAG
- the LOC110660421 gene encoding uncharacterized protein LOC110660421 isoform X3, protein MGVLDLSGKDKSAKPPRRLSIPAKSVVTPAAKPALNITPISEARTKRSTNNQGKSETPLSDVSRTASRKRFNTLASASYWLSQIKLSESAVKHSISLGFFKLALEAGCEPLQRMRDELKSYVQRHDHELGEIGESVKELFESYGIADNQEQVQVSESCSQVPEEGTRSSDDEVLSSSSMGNRKLTPRSLNADAAQASKVTESAKKVTQKNTTAPRSRASQNKNTANSRSASGTAGQKLQRKPQRPVKDKIKQGKKSATEEAGPISPPANGDTPEENKENLDAPPMEISLTEIS, encoded by the exons ATGGGCGTTCTTGATCTCTCTGGCAAGGACAAATCTGCCAAGCCGCCCAGAAGGTTGTCTATTCCTGCCAAGTCAGTGGTCACTCCAGCTGCAAAACCAGCTTTGAACATCACTCCAATCTCTGAGGCTAGAACAAAGAGATCCACTAACAATCAGGGGAAAAGTGAGACACCTCTTTCTGATGTTTCCAGGACAGCAAGCCGAAAGAGGTTCAACACGCTCGCTTCAGCTTCATATTGGCTATCGCAAATTAAGCTCTCTGAATCTGCTGTTAAGCACtcaatttctcttggttttttcaAGCTTGCTTTGGAAGCTGGATGTGAG CCTCTCCAACGTATGAGGGATGAGCTTAAATCATATGTGCAACGTCATGATCATGAACTTGGTGAAATTGGGGAATCTGTGAAAGAATTATTTGAGAGCTATGGTATTGCGGACAATCAAGAGCAGGTGCAGGTTTCTGAATCCTGTTCTCAAGTACCTGAAGAGGGAACTCGATCATCTGATGATGAAGTCCTCAGCTCCTCCTCAATGGGAAATAGGAAACTGACGCCTAGGTCTTTAAATGCTGATGCTGCTCAAGCTTCCAAAGTCACAGAATCAGCCAAGAAGGTCACACAGAAGAATACTACTGCACCTAGGTCCAGGGCATCTCAGAACAAGAACACTGCGAATTCAAGATCTGCTTCAGGAACTGCTGGTCAGAAGCTGCAGAGGAAACCCCAGAGGCCAGTTAAGGACAAAATCAAGCAGGGAAAGAAATCTGCTACTGAAGAAG CAGGTCCAATAAGCCCACCTGCCAATGGCGATACACCCgaagaaaacaaagaaaatctg GATGCTCCGCCAATGGAGATCAGTCTGACAGAAATCAGCTAG